Part of the Aythya fuligula isolate bAytFul2 chromosome 11, bAytFul2.pri, whole genome shotgun sequence genome, CCGCGAAAAACCTGGAGGCATTAGTCCCCACTTGGAGGGAAGCACAGATCAAACAGTCCGAAAGGCCAAGGGCTGACTCCTCCTCTTCATCACATGCAGGTTCCCGAAGAGAGGAGCCGTCGCGCCCTGAGGATCAGTGCATGCACATCTGCATAGTCCCCTGAACAAAGTCTGCGCCCAGTGCACGCTCAGGATGCGCTCGGGGGCAGGCTGAAGCCACCCCGCTCACGCTTCTGGCACAGCGAGCGTCCCCCGTGCGACTGGgtgccccttcccttcccccccccccccatcccctgctcCGCCTGGCCCTGTagctgcctcttcctcccactCTCTCTTCCATCAAGGCCGAAGATGAGGGGCTGCTGCCCGCAGCGGCAGGGCCCCCCTGGGGACAAAGATTCACGTCCGAGGAGCGCCTACGAGAACGGGACCTCGCCTCGGGGCAGGACGGGAAGTgcggggagagcagcagcagccgggaaGCTGGGAACCCTTCCCCGTCCTGGTCAGTGCAAGAGCTCCACCAGCAGCGCcgccaggagcagctgcagccaggagccAAGCGTGGTGGTGGCGCGGCCCTTCTGCGACATGAAGCGGAGCTGGTTCACCAGGCGCTCCCGCACCAGCGCCTGCTTGAAGCCGTCCTCCTCCGATTCGCAGAGGTAGTGGCCGTAGTGAGTGTGGCTCACGTTCTGGATGAAGTAGAAGCAGTCCATCTGGGGGTGGGTGTTGTTGCAGGTCTTGATGAGGCTGTTGTTGTGGTACCAGTTGTAGGTGGCGTAGTGGGATTCCACGGGGCAGTTGAGGTAGTAGCGAGAGAAAGGGACGACGGTGATGTTCTGGTAGGTGTCTGctggaagagagggagaagggtTTGATGAGACCGGCGCCTCCGGGAGCCACACAAGTCCAGAGGGAAGAACATGTGGGTCAATGGGGACACGTTACATGGCCAATTAATGATAACAGCAGGGCGTGAACCACACCTGAAGTCCTCGGGACCCTTCTCCCTGGGCATCAGCACCCCCAGAGCGTGAGCCCCCAGCTCACGAGACCTCCCCCCACGGCAGCGCCAAGCCTTGCCACAGAGGAGAAATGAGGCCAAGCAAGATGGTTTATGGCAGTGTAGATGTCTCCAGATGTGCTGACAGCTCCTTGGACATGAAGGGCTGTTTGTGAGCTTGCTATGTTTGCACAGCAGCCAGACTGCTCGCTTTAGGGTAGGAGGTTAAATGTTTCATCACgtctgctgctccctgcagttGCAGGCTGGGTAGGGTCATTTAGGTCGTGCCTGTCTCAGCCTCAGCCTGAGGGCCCAAGCTTGGCCACCAGAGGCTTCAAGCTCGTGGGATTGAATCCTGAAGGCCTGACCCAcactgtttgtttggtttttagcTAACAAACACATCACCCAGTGGTTAGCTCCAAGCTGAGACACGCTCGGTGTCCCGGCTGCGGTGCAGTCACCATGAGCTCACCAGCAGTGGGCTGTAACAGCCTGTCCAACCCGTACAAACATTTGGGAACCAGTCAGCCTGTCTCAGACACACCATGGACAAACCTTTTACATACCTTCCATAACTTCACCCTTCTGGCACTTTCCTTGCCACGGGTTCAGGTCCAGGTTCTGGTGCACCTCCCTGGCAGACAGGAATAAGCGTTAGCAACGCAGTAACAGCAGGGAAGCCACGCTCCGGGGCTACGGAAGGGATGGCCCTTAAGGCACGTGGTGGGTCAGAAAGTTTAAACACCGAGCTGTGTGGGGAAAAACACCACCCCCGTGCTCAGGAGGTTGGTGGATGACAAACGTGAGACCCAGCAGCCTCACCTCACCACCACCGACCACCACAATCTTAATTTTCATCTCTGAGGGCGAGCGTAATGGGGCAGAACCTGTGGTGCGATGGAGCCGCGTGCATTtcgagcagcaggaggggagccGGGTGCTCGGGTTGTAGGGAACCCACTGACACCTCCTCCCACGGAGCAGGGGTGGTGCAGGAGGACCGGATCAGAGGTGTGTGCTGGTACTGCCGGGACACGACGGGACCTGCCTCTGATGGCAAAACGGCCCCAAAACCAGCCGCAGGAAGGGGAACGGGACCAGGAAGGGGAATGGGGCCAGGAAGGGGAACGGGCTAGGCACTTCTTGAGATAAAGGAGATACAAGAGCCACGTACGGGTTCTGATGGACGGCCTGGCAGCGCCCGCCGGCCCAGCCGCAGTACGGGTCCCtggccagcaggcagctctcGCAGTTGTTGCGGTACAGCCCGCACATGGCCATGGGCACCTCCACCACCCTGCTCGCTGAGCCCACGTACAGCATCGCCTGCGGGAAAGAAGCAGAGGGGCTGAGCGAGGCAGCACCCTGCCCCGGCACTGCCGTAGGAGCGTCTAGCACCTCTCGGAGGAAATGTTCCCACAGCTTCAGCCGCTGCGGCACCGGGTTGGATcccaccagcagggctgctcgCTCTCCAGGCAGCGCAGCCGCACGGAGCTTGCTCCATGTCGTGGGAGGGCAAGCAGCCATCCTCCCCCCAGCAGCCCGAGGTATAAATAAGTTTGCTGCATCAGTTGTCGCCTCCGGGACGGAGCAGCAGCGCCGTCTGACAGCTCAGCTGCCAGCGGGGCCAGAAAACGAGAGGGGAACCGCAGGGGGAGCCGAACACCGGGCTGGGATTTGACCCAGGCAGCAAACAGCCTCCCCTCGCCCCCAGAAGAGGTGGTGcctgagcagctcctctgcccaCAGGTCTGAACGGTTATCCAGCCCTGGGGACATCAGCCTGGCTGCTAGGatcccccccaaacccagccaGACACTGCTTCCAGGTCTCGGGGCTGGCATCAAGCTGTCCGTGCCTGCCTCCACTGCCGTGTTTAACGCCGGAGCCTGGCCAGGCAGAGACCCACCCTCTCGTGGTCCAGGATCATGGACTGGATGGGCTCCTTCCTGGAGAAGACCTGGATCTCCATGATGTTCTGCACCCCCTCCGGCAGCTCCACCACCTTGTGGATGGATCCCTTGTCTGCAAAGAAAGACGGGAGAGCCCCGGTGAAGGAGGCTGAGCGGAAAGGCGAGGAGAGGGGGCTGCGGCCTCAGGGGGGGAAAGCGGGCAGGGAACCAGCTCTGGGACCTCAGCCCCCGCTGTGGCAGACGAGGCCCGTTCTGCAGAGCCAGGCGAGGCTGTATGCCTGAAGCCAGCACCCCAGAGGAGCCTGGAACCTTTCTCAGAAGGGGcttttttttgtgcttctggGAAATCATCCTACAAACAATAGTGCTTCCCACGGCAGAGCCTTGCCATCCTCCCAGCCGAAAGCCATGAGGAACCAATTTCCCCTGTCACCCCCTGGGACGTGGCCATGCTGGCTGTGTTCAGCCGCACCACAATGGCCTGGGAGAAGGCAAaccaactgctctctcacttaTCTCCGATCTGATCGCTGCCCTGCTCTGGCTCACCACTTGCCTGAGGCTGAGACCGGGACTTCTGCCTTTCTGGATTTTAAGTAAACCGACTTCCCTCCCCGGTGAAATGACTTCACAAACTGGTGATTTAAGAAAGTCGGTTTATCTGTTAGAGGTGTGGGAAGACTGATCCTGGCAGAAGAGGGCTTGGGCATCCTCACCActtaccctcttttagtttttacctgcttttctcttcccaaaTAGCTGACCCCTTCCCCACTGAACAGAAAGAGTTGACCCCAGGAGGGGCCAGGCAGGGAATAGGACCCCCCTCTCGCCCCAGGTGCTGGCCCTTGCCTTCACACCCACCCCAGCGTGGGTGGGAAGCTGCCTGCCAAGCCCTGCAGCATGGAACAAGCTCCCTTGCAGGGATCTGGAAGGCATTGCAGGCACTGAGCTGACGCCTGGAGCATGGTAACAATACGAGCATGGGTGGGCCCTAGCCCAACCCAGGCCACCTACAGAGACTCGTCTGTGTTTTTTAATCACAGACTGGGAAACAAAAGCTGGGGAAAGTCCTCTCAGAAACGCCAAGGAACAGAATGCAGGTGCAGAAAAGGGATGAGCCGAGCTCTAGGGTGCCAGCCTGGGCAGCAAGATGGGCAAGAGAGGGGAGCACTGCGCTAGGGACCTTTCAGACACCTTTTTAGACCACTTGAGAAGCCAGGCAGCCCTGACTCAGCTCTCCAGCTTCGCACAGAGGATGGAGCTTTTGCTCTGCCATCCTGTTTGCCTGCAGGGGAACCTCGGGCTTGGCCCAGCACCGTGGGGACCCCGGTGGCTGTGATGAGCTGGCCATGCCTCCAGCCGGAGCCGCAGGAACTCTGCACCGCTGCACTAGAGCGAGCAGGGACAGGAGGTGACAGCACGGGGCCCTTTGTCAAAGGATCTCTGCTTGGCAGCATAAAACTAAAAACTGCACCTGGGGAGGGCCTTGCTGCCCCTCGTCTGCCCTAAAAACACTCAGCCTGAGACCTATATGCCACCCAACAGGGTAAATCCCAGGCGTTGGGATTCTGCTCTCAAGCTCCCTTGGCTCCCTGCCCCAAGGGGAAAGCAGCCAGGGGATCCCAAAGGCTCCCAGTACCTGTTGCCAGATAGAGCACGGTGTATTGCTGTCCATCCCTCACAGAGACCTTGTGCACCCCGATCTTCTGGTAGCGGTGCTTGTTGTGGAACAGGGGGCTCCTGCTGGGGGCGAGGGGCTCCACCCGGTCCTCCACCTCCGGGTGGCTGTCGGCTATCTTGAAGGTCTCGCTGGGGGTGTGCTGCCCCGAGGAAACGCACTGCGCCGGGAGGGAACAAGAGGCACCGTCAGAGGCAGGCAGATCCCCGGGGGTGGCATTTGGGGGCAGAAGGGCAAGGACAGGGCACAGGGCCTCCCACCCCAACACAGAGCCCGCTGCCTGCCCCGTCAGGTGCACGGGATCACAAAGCAGGTGGGAAAGCACAGGGCAAACACCTTAGCCACAAACCTGGCGGTCCCATAGCCTTTCCCCTGCTGCAAAAGTTGCAGCTTGTGGGATTCAGACCCTGCCATCCCCCAGCAGCCCACAGCAGCCTCTCCCCACGCTGCTATTTCCTGCCAGGTCAGCTGCGTATCAAAAAATTAAGGGCTGGGCTAGATAGGGGTGGACAAACGCCTTGTGTTGGCGAGCACAATGCAGGACATTGTCCTCCAGCCTCGCGCAGAAGCACTCAGACCTGTTTGCCACGGCACATGAGggcctctctcccttttctttctacAAAGGTGTTGGACCCTATCCAGCCTCCTCGTGTTTCCAGCAACGAAGCTCAGATCCTTCCCGCAGTGCCTACAGCCCGTCCAAACCTGGCGCCCGCCTGGCTGGGACCCTCACCTGCCCCAGCTActccggcagcagcagcggcagggcagggagcagctctcctcATTACGTGGGCATCTTTCATCCCCCACTCACCTGCCCAGGCTTGATCTCTGGGTTGGGACCGTTGTAGCCTTTGAGTTTGGAGGTCCGAAACACGTCGTCAATGTCCCCGAAGGAGTAGACACACACAGCAGAGCTTCCCCTGGGAGCAATAAGGCAGAAAGGGTCAGGGAGGCACTGGCCATCACCTGGGGCATGGCTGCACGTGTTGAAACTTTGCTGCCCCATGTCCATTCTGACAATTTTCCAGCCATGTGCCTGCCAGAGAGAACACAGGGCTGAAAGCAAGGACTTCCAGCATCCCCTCATCCTGCAAAGCCCCTCACCAGGTGTTTGTGAAGAGCCCGTAGACTTTGGAGTCCCTCCAGTTGCTCGCCGGGACAAAGAAGACATCTTGCAGCCAGTTGAAGTTGCCCTTGGTGGCGGGGTCGACACAAATCAAGCTGGCCTTCAGGAAGGTGGTCCA contains:
- the SEMA7A gene encoding semaphorin-7A isoform X1, whose protein sequence is MGSRSLVALLAALCACRLGVRAAGRSKVNPRIITAPQGTREYAFPRSEKYPVFYHEENTSAIYVGGEGRLYYHDFATSESYMEDFPVENGGQCLKPGSPEDNKNFITLVAKHGDGMLVCGTGACAPTCWNLTQRQKSSPQDGRGLAPFTPDANSLVVVDYPDIYSTIKKSQQNGKIPRFRRVRGGGELYTSDTVMQNPQFVKATTLKHEESHQDKIYYFFREDNPDKSLEAPRNISRVAQLCKEDKGGTSSLSASKWTTFLKASLICVDPATKGNFNWLQDVFFVPASNWRDSKVYGLFTNTWGSSAVCVYSFGDIDDVFRTSKLKGYNGPNPEIKPGQCVSSGQHTPSETFKIADSHPEVEDRVEPLAPSRSPLFHNKHRYQKIGVHKVSVRDGQQYTVLYLATDKGSIHKVVELPEGVQNIMEIQVFSRKEPIQSMILDHERAMLYVGSASRVVEVPMAMCGLYRNNCESCLLARDPYCGWAGGRCQAVHQNPEVHQNLDLNPWQGKCQKGEVMEADTYQNITVVPFSRYYLNCPVESHYATYNWYHNNSLIKTCNNTHPQMDCFYFIQNVSHTHYGHYLCESEEDGFKQALVRERLVNQLRFMSQKGRATTTLGSWLQLLLAALLVELLH
- the SEMA7A gene encoding semaphorin-7A isoform X2, with translation MGSRSLVALLAALCACRLGVRAAGRSKVNPRIITAPQGTREYAFPRSEKYPVFYHEENTSAIYVGGEGRLYYHDFATSESYMEDFPVENGGQCLKPGSPEDNKNFITLVAKHGDGMLVCGTGACAPTCWNLTQRQKSSPQDGRGLAPFTPDANSLVVVDYPDIYSTIKKSQQNGKIPRFRRVRGGGELYTSDTVMQNPQFVKATTLKHEESHQDKIYYFFREDNPDKSLEAPRNISRVAQLCKEDKGGTSSLSASKWTTFLKASLICVDPATKGNFNWLQDVFFVPASNWRDSKVYGLFTNTWGSSAVCVYSFGDIDDVFRTSKLKGYNGPNPEIKPGQCVSSGQHTPSETFKIADSHPEVEDRVEPLAPSRSPLFHNKHRYQKIGVHKVSVRDGQQYTVLYLATDKGSIHKVVELPEGVQNIMEIQVFSRKEPIQSMILDHERAMLYVGSASRVVEVPMAMCGLYRNNCESCLLARDPYCGWAGGRCQAVHQNPEVHQNLDLNPWQGKCQKGEVMEDTYQNITVVPFSRYYLNCPVESHYATYNWYHNNSLIKTCNNTHPQMDCFYFIQNVSHTHYGHYLCESEEDGFKQALVRERLVNQLRFMSQKGRATTTLGSWLQLLLAALLVELLH